The genomic interval TTGTCTCCGCGGCCGCGCTGGCCTTCATCGGCTGGATTCTGTTGGGGCAGCGCGGCGGGGTGGAGGGCGTGGATCTGCGCTTCCTGCCCGCGGTGAACGCAAGCCTCAACGCGACGGCGGCGGCGCTGCTCATCGCGGGCTGGGTGGCCATCAAGAAGGGGGCGCGGCGCGTCCATCAGTACCTGATGGTGGCGGCGTTCGCGGCGTCGGCGCTCTTCCTGGTCTGCTACCTCGCGTACCACTACGTGCATGGCGACACGCGTTACGTGGGCGACTGGCGAGGGCTCTATCTGTCCATCCTGGCCAGCCACGTGCTTCTGTCGATGAGCGTGGTGCCGCTGGCGCTGGTGGCGTTCTACTTCGCGTGGCGCAAGGAGTTCACCCGGCACCGCAAGGTGACGCGGTGGCTGGCGCCCATCTGGGTGTACGTGTCGGTGACGGGCGTGGTGGTGTTCTTCATGTTGCGCGGCAGCGTGCCCAGCATTCCCTGAGTCCAGGCGGGGTGTCAGGAACGCGAAGAGGCGCCCGACCTGGGCGCCCATGCGAATCCTGACCTTGGACGTCACGCCCAGCCATCGCTGGTCGTACCTCGGCGCCGCGCCGCGCGGAGGAACCCGCACGGTCTGGTTCCCGCTGTTGCGGGGCACGGTGGACACGCTCCCGGAGGACATATCCGCGCTGCTGGTGCTCTCCGACCTCCAGGGAGTGGCGCCCCATCGAGCCTTCGACGGCGAGATGGCGTTGTTGGGAGAGATGCTCGCCGATGAGGTGGCGCTGCTCGGGGAGCTGGGCGAGCTGCCGCCGCCGGGGAGCGTGGGCGTGGTGCTCGCGGGGGACCTGTACTCGGCGCCTGGAGCGAATGTGCGCGGAGCCTCCGGGGATGTGCGGTCCGTCTGGCAGTCCTTCGCCCGGTACTTCCGCTGGGTGGTGGGCGTGGCGGGCAATCACGACACGTTCGGTGGGCCGCGAGAGCAGGTCCGCTTCCAGCAGCGCCCGGGAATCCACCTGCTCGACGGAGACGTGGTGGAGCTGGAGGGCCTGCGCTTCGGGGGCGTGGGCTCCATCATCGGCGACTCGGACAGGCCAGGGCGGCGGAAGGAGTCCGAGCACCTGAGGCGAATCGAAGAGACGCTGCGCGAGCACCCCGAGCTGCTGGTGCTGCACCAGGGCCCCGACGTCGAGGGCACGAGCCTGCGCGGCAGCCCGGTCATCCGGGAATGTGTCCAAGCGCACCGGGAGCTCCTGGTGGTCTGCGGCCACGCCCATTGGGAGTCGCCGCTCGCCACGCTGCCCGGCGGAGTCCAGGTGCTCAACGTGGACAGCCGGGCCGTGCTGCTCGAACAGGCAGCGCGGCGGCACACCTCCTCCGCCTGACCCTGACCTGGGCCCCGAGGTCCACGCGTGAGCCTCGACACGCAGCGGCGCAGTGGGCGCGCGCCCATCACCAGGCCGCCCACATTCGAAGGCGTTCAGCTCGGCTGCGTCACGCCCCCCTCCGCGTCCTCATCAACGCCCTCCTCGGGCTCGTCCGCCTGAGCATCCACGCCTCCGGGGACACCATCCACGTAGGTGACGACGTTGCCCGGCATCGCGGGCACTCGCGGCCCTGGCGTCACCACGCCCGTGAGGTTGAGCGGGTCCACGCCTGAAATCTGAATACGCATCCCAGACGGAGGCTGACGCCGCACCGCGCGCGCCATGTCCACGGCCTCCGGCAACGCGAACTGCTCTCCGACGAAGCCCGCGACGAAACGTCCACCCCGCACCTCGCCTCGCGCCTCCATGCGCCGGTACACGAAAAGCAACTCACGCCACGTCGGCGCCAGCGCCTCGCGCATCACCAGGTCGCGCCAGACGATGCCGTAGCGCTGGAGGAACAAGCGCGCCAGCGAGTCCATCACCTCATCCGAGGTCTTCGGTTCCGCGGGCGCGAGCAGACTCCATCGTCCAGGTCCCCCTCGCTGCAACAGCTTCTGCCGCTTGCGATGCGCGGGGCTCTGGAGGACCCGCAGGTTCTGCACCGCGTCCGCCGTCACCATGCCTCGCGCGACGAGCTCCCACAGCGCGTCCTCGATTTCCGCGGGCAGACGCCGCGCACGTGACACCAGGTCCTGGAAGAAACACGCGCCGCGCCGCTCCAGCACCGACACCACGTCCTTCGCCGCGACGCTGAGGTCCGGCGGTGTCCACACATCACCATCCGCGAGCACCGCATGGGGCCGCGCCGCCACGAGCATCCACTCCAGGTCCTCGCGCAGCGCGAACGTCAGCGGCGCATTGCGCGTGGGTGAAGCCCGAGCGCGCGTGGGCGCCGGAACCTCGGGCTCGGGCGGAATCACCGGCGCCCCGCGCCGAGGCCCTGGCATGGGCTTCGGCTCCTTCATCGTCAGCCGTCCCCAGGCCACCTCGCCTCCGTAGCAGGCCCGCTCCAGCATGTCCGGCGTGTAGCCCCGCATTCGCGCCGGAAGCAGGAAGCGCTCCCACGCGGAGGCCGGTGCCTCATAGCCCTGAAGCAACCGCACCGCCTTGAGCAACCCCGTGGAGCCGCGCAGCGCGTCCACGTCCTCCATGTGGTGCCAGCGGAAGAGGAAGCGCATGAAGTCGCGAGCACTCAGCGGCTCGATTTCGCGACGTAGCCGCCCCACCGTCATCCGGTGGATGCGTTGGAGCAGACGGCGGTCACACCACTCCAGCGGCGGCGTCTCTCCCGGCCCGAGCGGCGTCTCCAACGGACGGAACTGCCCGCGCAGCACGGTGCCCTGCATCTCCAACTGGTACATCGCCGCGTTGACGTCGTCCTCGCTCAGCACACACAAGCCGGACAGCTCCGCCACCGTCGTCGGGCCCACGTTCTCCATGCGCCCACGCACCACCTGGAGCACCGCGGCCTCGCGCTCCACGGGCCGGTCATGCGCCAGCACCGGCAACGGCGGCACCGTCACCGCGTCCGGGAAGAGCACCCGCACCGCGCTGCCCCGCTCCGCCGCGACGAGGAAACGCCCCGCCGGAAGCTCCAACCACGCCACCCTTCCCTGCTGGAACAACGGCTCCGCCAATCCGCGCGGCACCTCCGTGTCCCGCACCAGCACCCACTGAAGGAGGACGTCGTGAAGTTCGTCCTCGTCGCGCATGGGCGGCGCGGCGTCCTCCACGACGGTGGCGATGGCGGCGGCGTCCAGCGCGCCGAAGGCCGCGGCGTCCTCGGCGGGCATGGCGCGGCGCAGGGCCACGTTGCGCACGCGACGCTCCTCCGCGGGCGCATCATCGAGGAAGGTGTACGGCTGGCTGTGAATCATCGCGTGCGAGAAGACACTCGGCTCCGGCACGTCGCGGGCCTCCAGCCGGATGCGACCGTCCTTCATGCGCCGCAGCACCTCACGCAGCCCCTCCACGTCCATGGACTCGTGCAGACAGTCGTCCATCGTCTGCTTCACCAGCGGATGGTCGGGCAGCTCCACGTCCCCACCGCCATGGTTGTCCTGACAGCCCACCTGCGCCGGAAACACCGCGGCCAACAGGTCCTCGCTGCGCGCACGCTGGAGGTTGGGCGGCACACGCTTGCCGCTCATCATCCGGTTCAGCGCCAGCGCCCGCGTGGCCACCCACCGGAAGCGCGTTCCGAACAGCGGCGACTGGAGCACCGCCTGCACCAGCACCTCCTCCACGTTGTCCGG from Myxococcus stipitatus carries:
- a CDS encoding metallophosphoesterase family protein, which codes for MRILTLDVTPSHRWSYLGAAPRGGTRTVWFPLLRGTVDTLPEDISALLVLSDLQGVAPHRAFDGEMALLGEMLADEVALLGELGELPPPGSVGVVLAGDLYSAPGANVRGASGDVRSVWQSFARYFRWVVGVAGNHDTFGGPREQVRFQQRPGIHLLDGDVVELEGLRFGGVGSIIGDSDRPGRRKESEHLRRIEETLREHPELLVLHQGPDVEGTSLRGSPVIRECVQAHRELLVVCGHAHWESPLATLPGGVQVLNVDSRAVLLEQAARRHTSSA
- a CDS encoding DUF420 domain-containing protein, giving the protein MSNSPSASLEPRVTDRAFYVFTGIVSAAALAFIGWILLGQRGGVEGVDLRFLPAVNASLNATAAALLIAGWVAIKKGARRVHQYLMVAAFAASALFLVCYLAYHYVHGDTRYVGDWRGLYLSILASHVLLSMSVVPLALVAFYFAWRKEFTRHRKVTRWLAPIWVYVSVTGVVVFFMLRGSVPSIP
- a CDS encoding DEAD/DEAH box helicase — encoded protein: MAPQISLDFAAECAAHPALASFHPVVRRWFAERLGEPTRPQIEGWPLIQAGHDVLIAAPTGSGKTLTAFLAALDSLFRLALEGGLEDRTQVLYVSPLKALGNDVQKNLLQPLEELLSRARAEGFTPKDLRVQVRSGDTSASERSQMVRRPPHILITTPESFYLYLTAERARATLRGVRTVIVDEIHALARDKRGSHFTLSMERLKALTEVRPQLIGLSATQKPLDAIAGFLTGASHLECRKVEVGHLRPWDMTLEIPDAELSSLASHEMWGQVYDRLVELSGLHRTTLIFVNTRKMAERVAHDLGERLGEGLVAAHHGSMAREIRLAAEEKLKDGRLRVMVATASLELGIDVGNVDLVVQLGTTKAISVLLQRVGRAGHHKAAISKGILFAMTRDELVECAALLNAVREGDLDRVIIPQKPLDVLAQQVVAACACEEWDERALFSLFKRAYPYRDLTWEEYQSVLEVLSEGISDRRGRAGIHLHRDRVNQRLKGRRGVRITALTNGGAIPDTFTFSVTAEPEGKVVGTLDEDFAVESSPGDVFLLGSTAWRIQRVMGSTVVVEDARGAAPNVPFWRGEAPGRTDELSLQVGRLREELLQREDAATFLEKDLRMPPPAVDALLGYLRLGRKMLDAMPSQNLVVAERFFDEAGGMQLIIHAPFGSRINRAWGMALRKRFCRSFDFELQAAATEDGILLSLGEQHSFPLADIFDFLHPDNVEEVLVQAVLQSPLFGTRFRWVATRALALNRMMSGKRVPPNLQRARSEDLLAAVFPAQVGCQDNHGGGDVELPDHPLVKQTMDDCLHESMDVEGLREVLRRMKDGRIRLEARDVPEPSVFSHAMIHSQPYTFLDDAPAEERRVRNVALRRAMPAEDAAAFGALDAAAIATVVEDAAPPMRDEDELHDVLLQWVLVRDTEVPRGLAEPLFQQGRVAWLELPAGRFLVAAERGSAVRVLFPDAVTVPPLPVLAHDRPVEREAAVLQVVRGRMENVGPTTVAELSGLCVLSEDDVNAAMYQLEMQGTVLRGQFRPLETPLGPGETPPLEWCDRRLLQRIHRMTVGRLRREIEPLSARDFMRFLFRWHHMEDVDALRGSTGLLKAVRLLQGYEAPASAWERFLLPARMRGYTPDMLERACYGGEVAWGRLTMKEPKPMPGPRRGAPVIPPEPEVPAPTRARASPTRNAPLTFALREDLEWMLVAARPHAVLADGDVWTPPDLSVAAKDVVSVLERRGACFFQDLVSRARRLPAEIEDALWELVARGMVTADAVQNLRVLQSPAHRKRQKLLQRGGPGRWSLLAPAEPKTSDEVMDSLARLFLQRYGIVWRDLVMREALAPTWRELLFVYRRMEARGEVRGGRFVAGFVGEQFALPEAVDMARAVRRQPPSGMRIQISGVDPLNLTGVVTPGPRVPAMPGNVVTYVDGVPGGVDAQADEPEEGVDEDAEGGVTQPS